The DNA window GAAATATGcattagaagtttgaaaaagcgacattattgtctaaagtggcagttcagacataatgtggattagaatgggcaggttctgatctggatgtaagtaatttgttctggcaatacataattactttcatgatgaagacttcacttagtgaaaatgactatgaagacaaacgttctatgatctgatcaacacagctaaggataaaggagaatccTTCCGGTTCAAGgagcatgttaatcaatgtgtgagattgagaaacaccatatcaagaaggatttcgaaTTTTCTTAGGAAGACCATGATCTGATTCtaacatggtaaggttatgctcaacaaagttcaagaagtggcagttctttatgttgagattgtGACAACCTCTCTGTGTGTGCTTCTAGTGTCAAGAGGTCATCAACTGGTCAATTCTGAAGGAGATAAGTTAGTAGACAAGGGtctgttgaagaaagagatgaaccttgtggagaatactggtagtacaaatgtcagacacaatgttataacaTCGTATTTCTGGTGTGAGTATTTAATGTAAGGGAACATTTTTGCAATAGTGAGTGTGATCAGCAGGatagttgaacagagggtgcgactcttgaagatatgaagatgagtcttatattttccattcatcatttcaagcttattccttgaagaagctcggactatctcagatagggggagtaacttcttttgtcaagaaaagtttcttggttaaaaatactttaacatcatgaagaaaatgtgacatttTTGTCAGTTATTTGTCAATGGTTAaatctaaccatgtgcaactaGAAACCACAATTTCTTATCTACACTAATGAGGTATTTGTAAttctaacagtctcaaggtgttaagaacaacagaagtctatgtctatgactagtgagtaagtggggagtctgttacttggtctgtaggatgctttgtcttaatcttttgcagaatcttgagctatgtgcttaaagggaagaaaagtgacaatatcttacaggatgtcatgacatgtttaaagacattgaatcgtCTAAGTCAAACAAGGGAATAtgtcttgaagtttatctacacatcagtggtcggtgtaaagtacaatcaatgactatgcatgcagtggtatttcaagataactcctatcagaaaaacagtcaaaaactgctttggaaagagtaattgcttttggaactgtttcctaattaactgtttgaccgttgaacaagaccaaagaccatcgttatttcctataatctccaatGGCTATATAATATCATCTCCAAAGATTACATAAATCAAACTTTTTCAAGATGTCGTTCGTGTGTGTTCTTATGAGtcgtgtctgggtttggtattgtgatgggttgttgtaccaaaacctcttcaaaaacagaaaaacacaggctggggatgttgatggtctctaccatgggtttttttttgcaataacaacaaaaatattcCATCATATACTACCTTAAGTATAGGAACtattttcgttgtgatttgtgatctgagttatgaaaaaaattgtgatttgtgttctgagttactatGACTGGTGGACAAttttcactcaagtcctctctctaggtctaagctaggatttggtttctggTTTAAGACTGAGGAAggggtctcttatgccaccattggccCTCCAAGACAAAGGTATTCTCCCATCGTCTTTCTCGTGAACATCAGTGCTGCATGAAggtgttccactgcatattatgatATCGGTCcagtctttgtcatattatgtctaaaaagggggagagaatatcatcttctgatgattttgctactgtaaaaagaaacaaagaagttgtagcagactgaagatgttatgatgtggttcaagtcctgAAGAACAGAAGGAATTAaagcccaattctgagaatgtaaaattaTGTTCTTCCGTGTTGTCTTGAAATTTGAAGTATTTATGTTTTACTGTGTTTTTTTAatgtttagttttagccaaaatatgccaaaggggaagattgttagtgcttttattggctgattgacaTATATgattggctaaaacataataggaGTAAAACATAATACATGTgtgaatcttgcaaatataaaaagaacaaaataggtacaagcaagatgttatatggaatgtcatgacatcaactcatgacatcgcgcctgcagaactggaaggaagattcagtttgtactcaaCAGATACAAGATATTcgtagaatattttgtaatcctaggTGGCGTAAATTTAAAGGTCAatagaatatttgaagaatcatatcaaaagattgaagattcaggaagaatcagatcagaagattgaagattcaatagtttctaatttaggagataaattaggaaactcatgatttaAAGACCTTaattgtagcagaagatttctaCAGATtcgtaacagcaaggagtgttgcgatttgtaagcccaagtccaattgggatcaggttataaatagaaacgtttgtaacctagtttttatatagaaaaccttgtttagaaacgatgtagtcattagggtttctataggtagaccacccaggttgtgggatggctgccatgtccttctcgaaacctgtaggtaagagaagtgattgttctcactcgaaacctgtaggtaagagtttagtattgtattcttgattgaagttgtggagcaagatcaagttattgttcattgttaattgtgtaaatagttgttgcagggttgtaacagttaggtatcactagggagtgagcagaggttctcttgtcttggatggatgtctgagataaagattgcattgggtagtgactaggtaaatcagaggttgtttatctgtaaacttgaggttgtttacataaaatagtactactgatagtgaaatcttcttcctggatttgtagcccctagagtaggttgttagaccgaactgggttaacaattaactgtgttatttatcttctacattgtgttgtttgttcagtcatggatgttatgacatcgtttattacatcaggttcagaagtgttagctatTCCTTTATAGAACCATATAAACTTTACATTCTAGTTATGTAGactgaacatatgtgatcccagATCTTATTGACTCCTGTTTAGGAGTAATTAAAAAGTCGGGGGATCTCTCTATTatgcctctgctacattaataacagatcagatgtcttgacatcggtaATGACATTCGAGTCTGTCATACATGAATTTTCAactttaaatcaaaaataaaatttgaatcataaataccatttttcgtatataaaaatatttagatcaatatgtttaggtatcatttagaaaaatatatagatcaatagtaaattttcatatataaaaatatttaaattaataaaagattttttttcctgtataccattttttaatcaaaattttttggatcacaaatatcatttttcttatataaaaagatcattaatagatttttctcctatctaaatattatttatgcttaggtatcatttacaaaaatatctgaatcaattgtaaatttttcgtatataaaaatatttaggtcaataataatttttttccgtatatctttttttgaataattttttttaatcattaataccatttttcatatataaaaatatttagatcattaacaGATTttctcatatacaaatattatttatgtttaggtatcgtttatataaaaatatttagatcaataataattttttttccgtataccttttttgaataaattttttttggatcaaatacaatttttcgtatataaaaatatttagataaataataaacttttcccgtatacaaatataatttttgtttatgtatcatttacaaaaatatctaaatgaataaaatttgatACTAATCGAATTTGACTATAAAATAACAGTATTATGTTacaattgaataaataatatatttttttaccgtgtgtgtatatatatatatatatatatatatatatatatatatatatatatatatatatatatatatatatatatatatatatatatatatatatatatatatatatatatatatatatatatatatatatatatatatatatatcctatttacattgataacatatatttgtgaaatgacatcaataacaaataatttttttaatatttaattgtgcaaacattattttaattgtataaacttcattaatgacatatattattataataatactagtatttagacccgtgcgaggcacgggttaaatattttctatgtaaaaaatttgattttaaaaagacTTATAATTTGCAAATTTTACTTAGTTAGATtactattgtatagataaaatctcattgttattaataatatataaaaaaaagtttacttaactatattttttttaaattataaaataatttgagcaaatctaatttattaaaaatttgtgtaagttttgaaaaaaaattaactcgttaaataattgtatcaacaattaaTTTTTCccacttataaaaatatttgcaaattattcccgtttataaaaataattgtatcatcagttgaattttttctgtttataaaaatatttataacttattacagtttataataataattttatcaacAGTAAActtttttatgtttataaaaatatttgtaacttattctcatttatataattgaattaattaattaatattttaaatgtctcccataaaattaaatatgagtattatcaattaaatttaatatgaatctattcaataataatatataataatatatgttttgtgtgataaaatataatatactaTACTATactaaaaataaactataaataaaaatagtatataaaatatagtaaataaactataaatattaaatttgagataaaaaataattttaattactaTACTAAAAATTTGAGGTagttatgaaaattttaaaagcaCAATTATGAAAATGTTCCAATAATTCATGTTATTCTATAtataaaacatttatttataataaatatgtaGTAAATCTATACAATTatgaaattatataaatattgattttattttattaattagatcatataatatttataaataaatattaaagttattagtattattttcaaatattgaatattaggaTTTCGAAGACATtttttagaagatttttttttatcaacaTTTTTGAGAAGTTAAAAAATAACATGCGTGCAAAGTAAGTATGCTCCTTCTTTTTAGCCTTCTCTTTCTCCATCTTTTTTGGTTACAATCACTGCATAACATAAAACTCATTTGAAAAAATTACTAAAACccctaaaattaaacaaaatccattaacaataattaaaaatactacaAAAGTCACAATATATTAtcattaaagtattttaaaaataaataacaataaaaaataaattaataaggattgatattaataaaaacattacttaatatagtaataattaaaaataacacgTAGTCTAATAGGTTGACACTTGCAAACTTGCAAAAATAGTCATTagacaaataaaaatcaaattaagtatgatatattatacattttatttaagacatgaatatttttttttattcataatttttttaaaatattaaattttagatatgaatagttttttttattcataatgTTTTTAGAATATCAATCAATTATATCATATAACACATAAGCTATTCATAAATTTAgtcattttaatttaaaatatcaactaatttaattagtaaataTAAACAATCAttattgtattaaaataaaattaattcaattttcaaCTATTAAAATCCTTATAAAATAGCtagtaattaaaatttatttctcattatactaaatttttaaatttgaaaactcCTTAAATTAATAAAGCACATCTatccataattttaattaaattaaatataaaccaCAGCCATAATTTAGCATAAATAAGGACtatattgaaatttaaaaataatattttttggataaaaaaaaaagttgaaaatttATATTGTAAACTAAATGACCACAAAACATattattcttttcaaaaaacttaaaataaaatataattattattttgcaCACCTTTATTTTGACTCCCAATAAAAAATTTTACACACCTTTATTTTGTCTccaaataaaaataagtttaaagaGTATAAGAGAGTTTAGgatttaacaaataaaattcagaGATCTGTTTTTATCATATTGTCTTCCTCAGTACAAACTTGTGGGTGGAAGGTTTAAATACTAATTCGTTGGGTTGTACctgtaaattttatatattttatatagttGGCCAACTGTGAATCTAAACTCTGACTATACAATGGAGGAACAACCACATGTATATCAATACTTTGGAAAAACacataaatatattaaagaataTTGAAATGAAATTCATAAATCTGCAAACTAAGACTATGTATATATACGAAATCCATTGGAGAgacgaaatcagaacaaaaataATACAACAGAATAACAAAACATAACGAATTTGTGGATATGAAAATCAAACAAAgagaatttaaaatatgaaatcaAAGAACAGCAACCATAAAAGTGCGGAAAAAATAGGAGATCCATATCATGGTTTGTGGAGTTGTAGTTGGATATATTTATAGACTGGAATTCAGAAAGATTTTCAGAGAACATGAAGGCAAAATTGATTGCCAACATTTGCATCTGTGTCGAAATTGAAGGGTCCATGGATTGTATACAAAATTTAAATGGTTGGGTTTACCAACATATAAGTAGACCAATAAGAGTTAATGACATGAGATTTGAATGGGCAAAGGAGAAAAATGAATAGTAGAATATTTTGCGTATAAAGAGGAAAAGAGATGTTTCAGATTCCCAAAAATgattaatgataaaataaatataagtaaataTAAGTTACTATAAATAGAATTGGGAGAAATTGTGAGAATGCATGAGGGAgtgacacttggcaaacttgccaaagtactccttttgctttattatattgaatgattaaaataaaaccaaaaaacagaacaaaaattaaatctacaaaaaaaaaattaaaagagagtGCTACATGActtgaatttttaattaaaatcttgTTTAATTATCTTTAAAAACAAAGACCAAATCAAAAATcacatttgttattttattaaattctaaccatttcttatttttattttagtttttatttttttgtccCCCTATTTTAGTCTTTTCACGATTTTAGTCCCgctgttttatttttaaacactTTTAGTCCCCATCCCCACTTTGACTACCAAAAACGCCTATGTGGCACTTTTTAAATCACGTGGCATTATTATTTCGTTATTGTCAAAGGCCAGGTCATTTATCAGCAAATAATAAAAAGTAAGtaatttatgttaatttattttattgttttagttaaaAACAAAACACACAGGTCTGAACCATGTGCCAAACGAAGAAGGGAGAGAACGAAGGAGGTTTCAGGGAAGAAGCATGACGAAAGGGAAAGCAACACTTGAGGTCTGAACCATTTCCAAATCGCATCCAACAAAAAAGCATCCTTTCCAGGTAATTTCGAGtttgtattatttaaaaaaaaaattaatctaataCAAAATAACAAATAGATATTTAAGGATAAAAATTTGTTCTATttttagggatgtcaacttgcctccgttagcgGGGATCCCCGTGGGGATTCCCCatttggggccccaaagacgAAGAATTTTCTCCCCACGAAAACGGcgatggggaacaaagtctccctgaaggacttcggggacgggggtggcgtaaatatcccccgccccgtgTAGTCCCCGCCCCGCATAAAATAGTCAAATGtccttaatttattatatatataattttaaattattatgtaagtctatttgtcatttcatataattaatcttatacacaaatttaaaatatatatgcattgttagtaaaagagtgagatctaaatgattatttcaagtttattttaagtttgaaattttggtggccatgacactcaatattatagattattaTTTATCGTAAaggaataatttataaatttctcgtggttactttttgaagcttttactgttaatttggtttaaaaaaaataataatcatgtcTATGGATCTCCGCatggggatccgtggggacccgcagggatccgcggggacggggatgggggacaaaatcccCCGTAGAGGGGACCCGAAGCGGGAATGGGGAATAGATTCGATGGCAGGGATTATGATGGAAATGTATCCCCcggccccgccccgccccattgacatccctatctGTTTTTCATAATTAAATATCTAAATAATCATTCAATAATTATGAATTGCTTATATTAACATATTCTTTAAATGTCATTTAATtcatttattaattatgttttttagTATTATTTTACTTACAAATATTtgtcttatttatttttttattagtaacataaacaattaaaataacatattttttccTGTGTTATATATAAGTATATTtacttttaaaattcaaaataagacGTAAGATGCAAAGATATGTATTAATGGAAGtttcaaagaaaacataaaagtATTAAAGTTTTAATACTATTTATATcaatttaaatacaaaatattgTTGTTACAATTTTATTTagcaagaaaatatataaatttatagtaaaataatatggaagtatatttaatttaaattaaatggtataaaaacatgtatttaatttgtaataatatcgcatttaatatgattttaaaataaaataaaataaaattcatatgtgAAAGATTATATATTCAATAATGACAAAAAGAAATATATGTTTTAACAAATAATTTAAGTAATTCTTAATgagtatatattttataaaaaaaatatataatgtaatagtttgaattaaataaaaatcaataaaatgagAGTAACATATCATATTATAATATTGactaatcaaaaaattaaaaaattgtggGAAGAAGTAGTGGGATGACTAAAGACATTGCACTGGGATAGATTTATAGTTGATGATTCTTGATGGAATCTTAATGGTTGCTGCataaatttcatcattttctcaCGTTAAAAACAAAAGTGCAAAATATTCCAAAACATTTACTTTATAACAATGGGCTCATATTAGAAAAAGAATTGACAAATTAACAATCGCAAAAGTTAAAACATTAtaagtaaaacaaaatattttcttcCGATTTACATTAGCAATCGCAAAAGTCATTTAATTTCCCAATTCCACTACCAGCTTACATTTTTGTCAAAAAGGAATAAACCAGTAAAACTACTCTTTCAGAAACTGACAGATTTGGATAGCCACTACAATGCAAAAGACACGACAAATTTGGATTGCCACTGGAATGCAATAGCAAAATTAAAGAGCAGTTTAATAATATCCTGCATAACAATTAAAGTTAACAAAATTCATCCTTCaatagaaaataatataataGTATTGAGACCTTCATGCACTGTTTCTGTTCCAAAAAATAAAAGTTGCATATATTTTTCACAAGGATCTTCCAAAGTTCCTTGTATTCGCAGATGTCTTTGACACTCTCAAATGGCCGGGTCATTGCAATATGgaagaaacctaaaaatattaaaaatcaatgACAAAAAAAATATCAGTATGCGTAAGAATAAATTTGCAGAACATAGGTAATGTAACGTTAAACAAATAACAATTGGAAAGAATAGGATAAGGATTAAGGCAATATGAAATATTGAAATGATACCTATTAGAGGCATCCTTATTTATACCATGGAAGAAGAAATAATTACCAAGCATCGGTAATCACAGAAGATTAACATTCAAAGCATGTGGAAAGAAATTGAACAACCATTGACATAGATTGATGCAAAAAGTTTATCGATGCAGTGAATATTTTCACTTTGGGCGCAACAAAGCATTGAGTAGGGCAGCCAAAATTGATTATATTTTGGAAAGAAGAAATACAAACGTGCTATTCCAAGAAGTATGCTGAtagataataatattttaatgggTATAGgagaaaaatgaaagattgtTTTGTTTTGCGTATGAAGAGGGAAAAGAGATGTTTCAGATTCTCAATaatgaatgatgataatgataataaaataaaaaaataaaatgtgaaaatataaaaagtaataTAAGTTACTATAAATAGAATGGGTAGAATTTGTGAGAATGCATAAGGAGctgacacttggcaaacttgccaaattactccttttgctttattatattaaatagattttgaatcatataaattaaagttaatgataagtgacacacatttttgtattttatccaataacacacattttcaaatatatttttaaatttattttaattgaaatattttttttaaactaaaattattattattttcttaaaaaatattgtatctcaaattattttttaaaactaaaattattattttctaaaattatattttttcattattaatatttaattattaaagttaattttttaaaattaaatactatttcaaatgttaatttaaaatcatttaaaatagtcataatgattttttattaaacataatttattaaaatactttgattaataatttattagaataataataataaagtaataaaaagtgaaaaatgaaaaaCGAACAAGTGAAAAGTGATTTGGAAAGTGAAAACTAAATTGGTAAAAACTaacaaaagacattttttgccCCCAAATTATCATTTTAGACTAAGATAATAAAAGAGTATTTTTGTGATATCCAGAAcaacaaattttcttatattatagtttTTTTTGTCTATAATACCCTTAACTTTTAGTCATTTCAATATACTTTTTTCTCTCTCATAATAATTAGTTAAGGGCAATTTtgacaaaattataataattactacattaaaattaaaatttgaaagtaataattaaattgaaagtGACACATAAAGGAGAGAGTAACTTTTGGTATGAGAGACCTATGCATGTTGCCCACATGACTCGACACCCTCAAACATCCAAAATCTCAAATTCTCTACTTTTAAAACTTGTTTCAACTCATTTATTCTCATTTTAACTCATTGCAACTCGTTATTTCAACACATTACAACAACTCTCAAACCTTTGAATTTGAGTAAGTTTCTCGTAACCCCTTATTCTACTATGCATGTGTATAATAAGttgtttaaaattatttaaattaattagtttgAAGTATAAATTGTAAAATATGATTGTTTGGTGTAAAAATTGCATCTTTGAGTGATTTAGGTAGAAGCTTCAAAAATAGCTGTCGtaagtgttttcggaagtgcatcacCGAAAACACTTTTGAGAAGTTTGGAAGATGCACTTTTAAAATTATGTCtgagttgttttttttatttaaactttttCAAACCTATTCGTGTTCCTCTCCTTTGAGTACTGGTTATTTTTTTCAGAAATATGGATAACAACCGAAACAGAATTATACTATGCATGCCAAGCCAAACTACTTCTACTTGGTGTGAGAGAGCTGAGCAGGCTTCATTTTCTGGGGCTGTTTTCAATTTGTCAACCACAGTTATTGGTGCTGGAATCATGGGCTTGGCTGCTTGCGTCAAGAAGTTGGGGATGGTGCCCGGTCTTCTTGCCATAATCTTAACAGCATTATTGACAGGGAAGTCAATTGAGTTCATGATCAGATTTTCAAGGGCAGGAAATATTTCTTCCTATGGAAGTCTGATGGGGGATGCCTTTGGTAAATACGGGAAAGTACTGATAGAAACATGTGTTGTAGTCGCTAACGTTGGTATTCTAATTGTTTACATGATTATTATTGGTGAGACCGTATTCTTAAATCTTTTAATTAAGAATTTATATGGATGGACTCTTACTGTTAACAATTttgttttgttcatatttgtaGGTGATGTTATTTCTGGAACTGCCTCAAGTGAAATTCATCATTCTGGTATCCTTGAAGGATGGTTTGGTGTCCATTGGTGGACCGGGCGTACTTTTGTTCTTGTTTTCACAACACTTGCTGTGTTTGCACCTTTGGTCAGCCTTAAGCGAATTGGTGAGTGACTGTACTTTTCCTCAATAATTGATGTGAAAAATAGAACACATATAATTGTGTTACTTAGTAAGAAAATTATCATTGAATTGATTATAGATTAGGCAACAATGTTAGGAAGCTGACTCAAATTGTACTCATATAATCATAtgatgattttaatttttaagacTCACTGTTTAAATTTCTGTACCTTGGTTTTAGATGTTTTGTGGTACACTAGTGTACTGCCTATATCAATACCGGTATTCATTCTCTGGTTGTTGCAGATTCATTGAGATTCACATCTGCATTATCAATTGGATTAGCAGTTGTTTTCCTTATCATTGCTGTGGGGATCTCAATTTTCAAGATTATAAGTGGAGGCATTGGGATGCCAAGACTCTTTCCAATCATTACTGATGTAGCTTCTGTTTTTGATCTATTCACTGTAACCCCTGTGGTAATGTCAGCCTACATCTGTCACTATAATGGTATGGAAATGTTTGAAACCTTTTCATAGGACTCAatatcttgttttaatgtttttactCAGAATAGACTTGTGTAATTCTTAGTTGTTTATGGATTTGTATATAGAAGGATTGAGGTCTTCTGACTACTTCTTCCATAAGTATCACCTCATTCCTATGTGGGAAGACGTCATGATTGTAGTTAGCTATCTAGATCCACCTGTTTATGTCATGTATGTATTGTTTGGTGGTTGCAATAATTTTCATTTGCTCTTTATTTGCAGTTCATAACATAGATAATGAACTGGAGGATTCCTCATGGATGCCTGGGGTTGTTCGTACTTCCCTTACACTATGCTCTTCAGTGTACGTACTGACAAGCTTCTTTACGCTCCTTCTATTTGGGGAAGAAACTCTTGATGACGTGCTAGCCAATTTTGATACTATTCTTGGAATTCCTTTTGGTTCTGTGCTCAACGACATTGTTCGTATTAGCTATGCTGCACATCTTGTGCTTGTATTTCCTGTAG is part of the Vicia villosa cultivar HV-30 ecotype Madison, WI linkage group LG2, Vvil1.0, whole genome shotgun sequence genome and encodes:
- the LOC131647359 gene encoding amino acid transporter AVT6B-like; this encodes MDNNRNRIILCMPSQTTSTWCERAEQASFSGAVFNLSTTVIGAGIMGLAACVKKLGMVPGLLAIILTALLTGKSIEFMIRFSRAGNISSYGSLMGDAFGKYGKVLIETCVVVANVGILIVYMIIIGDVISGTASSEIHHSGILEGWFGVHWWTGRTFVLVFTTLAVFAPLVSLKRIDSLRFTSALSIGLAVVFLIIAVGISIFKIISGGIGMPRLFPIITDVASVFDLFTVTPVVMSAYICHYNVHNIDNELEDSSWMPGVVRTSLTLCSSVYVLTSFFTLLLFGEETLDDVLANFDTILGIPFGSVLNDIVRISYAAHLVLVFPVVFYGLRVNIDGLIFTSSRRPLVADNFRFASITIGLVVSIFLGANYVPSIWDIFQFTGATAAACVGFICPAAITLRDKYNMATKTDRILAVLMIILAVLSNAVAIYSDAIALIKKNKT